The Shewanella algae DNA segment CCCAAGTGTTTTCTTTACATTACTGACAAACAAAAGCGGAAATGTGAATAGTGAGAATATTTTATTTCGCCCTGGATGACTTCCTGGCATAAGCTCACTACATTATCCACTCAGGACAGTATGCGCTTAAATTGATGGAGTTGAGTGCTGAATATGCGAGTTAATTTTCCACAATGGAACACCAGGGAGTTGCTGACTCAATCACTTCCAGGGTTGGCAGGATTGCTGAATTATCAGAAAGAATGGTTGCGGGACGATCTTCGCGCCGCCTTGTCGGTAACCGCGGTGGCCTTGCCGGTAGCTATCGCCTATGCCCAGCTTACCGGAGTTAGTGCCGTGGCCGGGCTATACTCCTGTATTTTACCTATGTTGATTTATGCCCTGCTGGGTACATCGAGGCAACTGATAGTGGGTCCGGATGCCGCGACCTGCGCCGTAATTGCCGCTGTGGTGACGCCACTGGCCGCCGGCGATGCCAAGGTGCACTGGCAGTTGGTGATGACTATGACCCTGATGACGGGTATTTGGTGTTTGCTGGCCAGCCGTTTTCGGCTCGGGGTGCTTGCCGAGTTTCTCTCGCGGCCGATTTTGATGGGGCTGCTCAACGGGGTGGCGATAACCATTATCGTCGGCCAGTTCTCGAAGATTTTTGGCTTTAGCTTCGACTCCCGCTATTTGCTGGAGCGCCTGGCAGGCGGCGCCGAGTATCTGTCGCGCACCCACTGGCCAACATTGGGCATGAGTCTGGCCACCTTGCTGGTGTTCCTGCTGGTCAAGCGTCTGCGGCCGCAACTGCCTGCCTCCATGGTAGCGATTGCGGTGGCCGGATTATTGGTATGGCTGTTTGATTTGCAGCAGTATCAACTGGCGGTGGTCGGCACTATTGAAGGGGGGCTGCCGGAGTTTCAGGCACCGGTATTTGATTTGGGGCTCAGCCGTGAACTGGTGATGCCGGCGCTTAACCTTGCCATGGTGAGCTTTGTCTCCATGATGCTGACGGCGCGCAGCTTTGCCGCCAAAAACGGCTACGACATAGATCCCGATAAAGAGTTTCGCGCGCTTGGGGTAGCCAATATCGCCTCGGCGCTGTCTCAGGGTTTTGCCATCAGCGGCGCTGATTCGCGCACCGCGGTTAATGATGCCAATGGCGGCAAGTCGCAGTTGGTTTCTGTGATAGCGGCGCTGCTGATAGCCCTGGTGGCCCTGTTCCTGACTGCGCCGCTGCAATATATCCCTTCGGCGGCGCTCGGGGTGGTGCTGGTTATCGCATCGCTCTCTTTGATTGATATCAAGGGGATCTGGAAGCTGAGAAAGCGTGACAACGGCGCCTTTACCCTGGCGTTGATCACCCTGTTGGCCGTGCTCTTCATCGGGGTGATCCCGGGGATCACCCTGGCAGTGCTGCTGGGCTTGTTCCAATTTATCCGGGTAGTGATGAAACCCTCGGAGCAGCTGCTCGGTGTCGATCGCAAAGGGGTGCTGCGCAGTATCGACCGCAGTGACAAGGCTACGGCGATCCCGGGGATCATGATCTACCGTTTCAACTCACCCTTGACCTATTTCAACGCAGGTTATTTCAAACGCCAGTTGCTGGCCAGGTTAAAAGAGCAGCCCGAGCCGGTGGATTGCGTGATAGTCGATGCGGTGGCCTGTTTCAGTCATCTGGATATCAGTGTGATGGCCATGATTGCCGATTTGGCGCACCTGTTGAAGCGCCGCGGTGTCAGCCTGGTACTGGCGGGCCGTAAACGTCAACTGCTCAGCTGGTGTGAAGCAAGTGGCATAGATGTGGCGGAGGATGGTTTGATCATCAGGCCTGATTTGGCCTTGGCGGTGCGTATGCATCAAAACTACAAACAAGCGGTCGCTGAGGGCCAGGCCCCCGAAGTGCGGCGTTTGGCCGGCGATGATACCAGCGCCCCCAGACCGTCACACCTGTAAAACCTGGCGGGCTCCCGATAGCACGCAAACGCCTGCCAAGATTGCTCGGCAGGCGCTAAAGTGGCTGTTGCTCGCCGCTTTCCAGCCACAGTGGCTTGGGTTTCATGGCGCGGATAAACCAGGGGTGCTCGAGCCAGGCCTGCAGCCATTGAGTCAGACAGGGCAGGGGGGCTGCATTGAACCTGGCGCTATCCACATGGGCAAATTGGCGCACAAAAGGGAAGATGGCGAGGTCCGCCGCGCTCATACGCCCGAGCAACATGGCTTGCTCTTGCTGCCCTTGAGCCTCAGCCAGTCTCTGCTCCAGTGGCAGCAAGTACTCGAGCGCTTGTTCGAAATAGCTTTGCTGGCTGAACTCAGGGTAACGGTCAAAGTACTTGTATCTGTCCAGCAAAGGCTTGAATGCCCTGTCATTGGTTGCAATCAGTGCCGAGGTAAGGTTTTCTTCCTCAGGATTTTGCGGCAGCAATGAGTGGGGATCGGCTTGTGCCAATGCCCAGAAGAGGATATCCAGACTCTCGTCCAGCACTCTTCCATCAGCGAGTTGCATCACAGGCACTGTGCCCTTTGGCGATAGGGCCAGCATCTCCTGCGGCTTATTTTTCAGCAGAATTTCCCGCACCACAACAGACTGGTCGGCGGCAATCAAGCCCAGTCTGGCGCGCATGGCATAGGGGCAGCGGCGAAAGCTGTACAGCATAGTTCGACTGCTTACTTGAGTCACAAGAGTCCCTTGGCATTTCAATAAAACAGCCATTGTAGGAATGACTCGGGTGACAGGCAAGGTCGCCTGCCCAAAGACGTGTATAGGATTAAGTCGTTACGATACGGCTACTTGATTCAGAAATCGCCTAATAACCCTACTTTTTCTGTCTATTTGCGCTACTGTGATTGGGGTAGAATGGCGCCCCCATTTTGGGAGGCCGATCACCTAAGGAAGGTTCCAGAAGGTGAGGCTGTTATGCACTGGAAATTAGGTTCCAGCCAGCAGAAGTTGAGGTAATGATGTCCAAAATAGTTGTATGCGCTTTATATAAGTTTGTTTCCCTGCCGGATTATGAGGCTTTGCGTCAGCCGTTGCTCGAGACCATGGAAGACAATGGCATTCGCGGCACCTTGCTGCTGGCTGCCGAAGGCATTAATGGCACAGTGGCCGGCTCGGAAAGCGGCATCAATACCCTGATGGCCTGGTTGGATGCCCAGAATGGCCTGGATAATATCGTCTCCAAGCGCTCATTTGATGATGAGATGCCGTTTTACCGCACCAAGGTCAAACTCAAGAAAGAGATAGTCACCATGGGGGTGGAAGGCATAGATCCCAGAGAAGTGGTCGGCACCTATGTCAAACCCCAAGATTGGAATGCGCTGATCTCCGATCCCGATGTGCTGCTGGTTGATACCCGCAACGACTATGAAGTGCAAATTGGTACCTTCAAGAATGCCGTCAATCCCGAGACCGAGACTTTCCGCGAGTTCCCGGAATATGTGAAGCAGCAGCTGGATCCGGCCAAGCACAAGAAGGTAGCCATGTTTTGCACCGGCGGGATCCGCTGTGAAAAGTCCACCGCCTACCTTAAGCAACAAGGCTTTGATGAGGTGTATCACCTTGAAGGTGGGATCCTCAAATATCTGGAAGAAGTGCCCGAAGAGCAGAGTCTGTGGCAGGGAGAATGCTTTGTCTTCGACAACCGGGTTTCAGTGGATCACCAGTTGCAAAAAGGCCAGTACGATCAGTGTAATGCCTGCCGGATGCCGATAACCGAGGCCGATATGCAGAGCCCGGCCTATGAGCAGGGTGTCAGCTGTCCCCATTGCATAGATAAGCTGGATGAAAAGCAGCGCCGGCGCTTTATCGAGCGTGAGCGGCAGATGCAACTGGCCAAGCGCCGCGGTGAGGCTCACATAGGCGCCGATGTCAAAGAAGTGATCCATAAGCGCCGTGAGCAAAAACAGCGTCAGAAAGAGCAGGCCAAGCAAACCTCTTGATAGCGGTAAAAGTTGAAGCAGGAAATGAGCAGTAGCTACTGAATTCTGTCGTTCGACTGTGAGTTCGGGCAAATAGTTTGGTCTGAGCTACTACAGCGAATGCGGTTTACTGCTCGTTTCCACGTTTCTAATATTGTCGCAGGCGCTGAATATCTTTTTGGGGCGGTAATCCAAATAAACGACTGTATTCACGACTAAACTGAGAGGCACTTTCATAGCCCACCAGATTACTGGCTTGAGTTGCGTCAAGACCATTTAATAGCATCTGCTCCCGCGCTTCTTGTAGCCTTAGGTTTTTCATGTATTGCAACGGGCTGCTGCCAGTCAAGGCTTTAAAGTGCACTCGAAAGCTTGAAGCGCTCATGTGCGCCTGCCCCGCTAGCTCATTCATGCCGACGGTTTCGGTGAAGTTCTTCTTCATCCACGTCACGATTTTCAGGATGTGATTGCTGGGCGAACCGACTGATGCAATATGGCGCAGTTGCATGCCATGCGGCCCATGAAGCAAGCGGATCACGAGTTCCTTTTTTATCAGTGGCACCAAACTCGCGAGATACTCAGGCTCTTGCTCCAACGCTAGCAGACGGCTCATCGTCCGGTATATGCCATCGTCCATGTTCTGAATGGAAATCGATTGATACTCAAAGTGACGATCCGGCTTGTCGAGCT contains these protein-coding regions:
- a CDS encoding SulP family inorganic anion transporter, which encodes MRVNFPQWNTRELLTQSLPGLAGLLNYQKEWLRDDLRAALSVTAVALPVAIAYAQLTGVSAVAGLYSCILPMLIYALLGTSRQLIVGPDAATCAVIAAVVTPLAAGDAKVHWQLVMTMTLMTGIWCLLASRFRLGVLAEFLSRPILMGLLNGVAITIIVGQFSKIFGFSFDSRYLLERLAGGAEYLSRTHWPTLGMSLATLLVFLLVKRLRPQLPASMVAIAVAGLLVWLFDLQQYQLAVVGTIEGGLPEFQAPVFDLGLSRELVMPALNLAMVSFVSMMLTARSFAAKNGYDIDPDKEFRALGVANIASALSQGFAISGADSRTAVNDANGGKSQLVSVIAALLIALVALFLTAPLQYIPSAALGVVLVIASLSLIDIKGIWKLRKRDNGAFTLALITLLAVLFIGVIPGITLAVLLGLFQFIRVVMKPSEQLLGVDRKGVLRSIDRSDKATAIPGIMIYRFNSPLTYFNAGYFKRQLLARLKEQPEPVDCVIVDAVACFSHLDISVMAMIADLAHLLKRRGVSLVLAGRKRQLLSWCEASGIDVAEDGLIIRPDLALAVRMHQNYKQAVAEGQAPEVRRLAGDDTSAPRPSHL
- a CDS encoding glutathione S-transferase; this encodes MLYSFRRCPYAMRARLGLIAADQSVVVREILLKNKPQEMLALSPKGTVPVMQLADGRVLDESLDILFWALAQADPHSLLPQNPEEENLTSALIATNDRAFKPLLDRYKYFDRYPEFSQQSYFEQALEYLLPLEQRLAEAQGQQEQAMLLGRMSAADLAIFPFVRQFAHVDSARFNAAPLPCLTQWLQAWLEHPWFIRAMKPKPLWLESGEQQPL
- a CDS encoding rhodanese-related sulfurtransferase, which codes for MSKIVVCALYKFVSLPDYEALRQPLLETMEDNGIRGTLLLAAEGINGTVAGSESGINTLMAWLDAQNGLDNIVSKRSFDDEMPFYRTKVKLKKEIVTMGVEGIDPREVVGTYVKPQDWNALISDPDVLLVDTRNDYEVQIGTFKNAVNPETETFREFPEYVKQQLDPAKHKKVAMFCTGGIRCEKSTAYLKQQGFDEVYHLEGGILKYLEEVPEEQSLWQGECFVFDNRVSVDHQLQKGQYDQCNACRMPITEADMQSPAYEQGVSCPHCIDKLDEKQRRRFIERERQMQLAKRRGEAHIGADVKEVIHKRREQKQRQKEQAKQTS
- a CDS encoding AraC family transcriptional regulator, with the protein product MNSNNANQALVDQVRAYSSKEGSYVTDIPGLEVHIRNTPTAPLHCIYSLGFSLILQGSKQLAIDDRQVPVEAGQSMLTTFDTPIVSHVTEAMRHQPFLALALKLDYDLIMQTCTELQLDKPDRHFEYQSISIQNMDDGIYRTMSRLLALEQEPEYLASLVPLIKKELVIRLLHGPHGMQLRHIASVGSPSNHILKIVTWMKKNFTETVGMNELAGQAHMSASSFRVHFKALTGSSPLQYMKNLRLQEAREQMLLNGLDATQASNLVGYESASQFSREYSRLFGLPPQKDIQRLRQY